A stretch of the uncultured Trichococcus sp. genome encodes the following:
- the fabV gene encoding enoyl-ACP reductase FabV — protein MLEFKQNIRGNVALGVNPLGCKQEVLNQIEYVKNKGTYQAPKKVLIIGASSSYGLATRISLAFGAGADTIGVSFEKGPKNERNLGTAGWYNNIAFREAAEKEGLIAKNFVQDAFSHESKQEVITYIKNEFGEKVDLVVYSLASGRRTDPDTGETYTSAIKALGEPVVGPNINMQNQDFYTETLEPATAEEIAGTVKVMGGEDWQLWMEALKEADVLADGVLTTNYSYLGTELNRPYYGGGTLGLAKADCDEKAKTINGLLADINGKAQIVVATAVTTKASSVIPFFPVYCIGLYKVMTEKGTHETPIMHIDRIYRDMVYGTKAEYDEAGRLRPDSWELDSDTQAKTKALIQQLNKENFNTEIAAYDILYKEFSILSGFMVDGYVEQDVTIEELKALEY, from the coding sequence ATGTTGGAATTTAAACAGAATATTCGGGGTAATGTGGCCCTAGGTGTAAACCCGCTTGGATGCAAGCAGGAAGTATTGAACCAAATCGAGTACGTCAAAAATAAAGGCACCTATCAAGCTCCGAAAAAAGTCTTGATCATCGGTGCTTCATCCAGTTACGGTTTGGCGACCCGGATCAGTTTGGCATTCGGCGCGGGAGCGGACACGATCGGTGTTTCTTTCGAAAAAGGACCGAAGAATGAACGGAATCTCGGCACAGCCGGCTGGTACAACAATATCGCGTTCCGTGAGGCTGCCGAAAAAGAAGGCCTGATCGCCAAGAACTTTGTGCAGGACGCCTTCAGCCACGAAAGCAAGCAAGAAGTCATCACATACATCAAGAACGAATTCGGCGAAAAAGTGGACCTGGTCGTCTATAGTCTGGCAAGCGGCAGAAGAACTGATCCCGATACCGGAGAGACGTACACTTCCGCAATCAAAGCGCTTGGGGAGCCCGTGGTCGGTCCGAACATCAATATGCAAAATCAGGATTTCTACACAGAAACGCTGGAACCTGCAACAGCGGAAGAAATCGCCGGCACCGTAAAAGTCATGGGCGGCGAAGACTGGCAGCTGTGGATGGAAGCACTGAAGGAAGCAGATGTATTGGCTGATGGCGTGCTGACGACCAATTACTCTTATTTGGGAACAGAGTTGAACCGTCCTTACTACGGTGGCGGTACTCTTGGCCTTGCCAAAGCAGATTGTGATGAAAAAGCGAAGACCATCAATGGGTTATTGGCTGACATCAACGGAAAAGCCCAGATTGTGGTGGCTACTGCCGTGACCACCAAAGCCAGCTCCGTGATTCCATTCTTCCCTGTTTATTGTATCGGTCTCTACAAAGTCATGACGGAAAAAGGCACCCACGAAACACCGATCATGCATATCGACCGCATTTATCGCGATATGGTTTATGGTACCAAGGCTGAGTATGATGAAGCTGGCCGCCTGAGACCGGATAGCTGGGAACTCGACAGCGACACGCAAGCTAAAACAAAGGCACTGATCCAACAATTGAACAAAGAGAATTTCAATACTGAAATAGCAGCATATGACATCCTTTATAAAGAGTTTTCAATTTTAAGTGGGTTCATGGTTGATGGCTATGTTGAGCAAGACGTTACGATCGAAGAATTGAAGGCATTGGAATATTAA
- a CDS encoding PRD domain-containing protein: MKIEKIINNNLVKSRNDRNQELIVMGKGIGFKKDVGTEIDESLISQVYVSEDNTSSNKLAEILASVPIEIIQLTNEIVGFARASLGKRLSDNIYLTLTDHISFAVERFREGIAIENALLWEIKRFYNHEYLIGKEALTIIEQRIGIKLPEDEAGFIALHFVNATMDSLGIEKAAQLAQTVQSILNIVKYHFNIDLNEYSIHYERFVTHLKFFVQRIISGTELKDDEDSFMLALKERYMDEYKCALKIEKFIEQDFGRSLTDNEIIYLTIHIRRVINQ, from the coding sequence ATGAAAATTGAGAAAATCATAAATAATAATTTGGTCAAATCGCGGAATGACAGAAATCAAGAATTGATCGTGATGGGTAAAGGGATTGGATTTAAAAAAGACGTCGGAACGGAAATTGATGAGTCTCTGATCAGCCAAGTGTATGTCAGCGAAGACAATACCTCATCGAACAAGTTGGCTGAGATATTGGCATCGGTCCCGATTGAAATTATTCAACTGACGAATGAAATTGTAGGTTTTGCACGTGCTTCGTTAGGGAAAAGACTAAGCGATAATATTTACTTGACCTTGACCGATCATATCAGTTTTGCGGTAGAACGCTTCAGAGAAGGGATTGCGATTGAGAATGCGTTGCTTTGGGAAATCAAACGCTTCTATAATCATGAGTATCTGATCGGAAAAGAAGCCTTAACGATCATCGAACAACGAATCGGCATAAAATTGCCAGAAGATGAAGCCGGCTTCATTGCACTTCATTTCGTCAATGCGACAATGGATTCACTTGGGATCGAGAAGGCTGCACAGTTGGCGCAGACGGTCCAGAGTATACTGAATATCGTGAAGTATCACTTTAATATCGACCTGAACGAGTACTCGATTCATTATGAGCGCTTTGTTACCCATTTAAAGTTTTTTGTTCAACGCATCATCAGCGGTACCGAGTTAAAAGATGATGAGGATAGCTTTATGCTAGCCCTAAAAGAACGGTACATGGACGAATACAAATGTGCCTTAAAGATTGAAAAGTTTATTGAACAGGATTTTGGACGGTCATTGACCGATAATGAAATCATTTATTTAACGATTCATATCCGGCGTGTCATTAATCAATAA